In the Apis cerana isolate GH-2021 linkage group LG7, AcerK_1.0, whole genome shotgun sequence genome, ATTcctataatcaattaataaatatagaagcgTAAATTACGCTTAATTTAGAggcaacaattaaaatattttaacattctccctccctcgctctctttttttctttcattctttttttcttgcattCCATACACTCTATCAGTCTGGcgttgttttttctttcattgaaTAAAACTGCAATAACAAGTTGTTTTTTCATCACTATTTAAAatcaacttatttttataatcacatTTTACAATGTTCCTGCCGATATGTTTATTCATGTGGCAcggttttatcatttttgtttcttcatttttaaatacaaattaagctcttttaatttccttctaagattttaaattacaagctCATCAATAACGCATAAATATTTAgcgtaaaaaaatgtttattaacgAACCTTTCTTATTAGATGACACGATGctggttataaaaattataataaaaatttcattaatttaattattggtaaactttattatcgtttattaaatatttttatttcaaataaaaataaatcgagtaaaataatttcctaaaTAAAGAGTAAATGAtactaatttttgaaaaatatattttaatttttttttttttttgatattccaTCATCGCGTCATCCAAGGCACTTTAGAATGGTACGTTATTTTGCAATGAAAAACctgttattaattgaaattttgatatattataatatttccagaagaataaataataatcattgaatatatcttaaattcgACTGCACGCGTCAttctaaatcaatttatatatattttctttttttttattagcacaatatatatatcttataattaatataattattatcgatttcaaaattattacgtaGCATTAacacgaatttttttataatattaactacACAAATAGTGCCCGGTACACGGACGGATgtctaatatatttcaaagtgattatcgtatttattgtttaaagttaaagagaaagagtaatttatgataaaaggaATGCCCGCTCGATAAAtagcaataattttctttctatgtaatacataattttataaattcaatgaatataatttatatttatttcaaaaaaacacGAGAAAACActgaattatcattaatacagTTTTTCgcatattaatatgtaatggatttttttatcaatataatgaaatctaaaaatatttttgaaataaattaaaatcgatcataactatgaaaaattattatttgacacATTCCAATTGaaaggaatttattttttatttcaaaattaaatattatattattgtaatttttttttatattcatatatcacTGAAATAAAgtatagttaaaatattattatcttaaaattattatggtaatttataaaaaaacaaaataatattaaaaatattttcgaaaatttcattaaaatacctgttataattcaaatattgaatactGCATATGATTTGTTAATCTTTTTGATTAtaagatacaaatataaatagctaattatatattatctttttagatcttatatacaatattctaatattcgttacattttttcggcaaaaaaatgtttcaatatatttaaatatttttgtttgcttaaatattcgtttaaaaatccaTTACTCATCAAAAACTTCTTactataagatttattttttgtcatttatttttcaataaaaattaaatttctgcttaattttatttattttcttgaattcaaaactgattatttttttttcaatcaatttttattgaaaaaattaattttatatttatttaattcgatttcatctattttttaaaaacggaTTAATGACGCATATAGAGATTCGATTGTaatgtgtaatatataatcgcaatattttataagaaaatattaaatacgaaaatatttatattgatttgttaataatacataaaatatcaaaagtacTTATACacttatattaagaaatataacgtATATTAATAGTATGTACATTCGTTTGTAATGTAAAAATCATTAGTTTTtaactaataaaattcatataatgaaataatttcttgaatataaatgattagttcttaatcaattatattcaaatttgtgcttttttattttttcaaaaataaatcaatttcattttatatattatttaaaaaaatatattaatttctaataaaatagaaatacaatgataaaatataattaaatcgaaatatgaattatataaaaatataattgcccttaaaaaattgtaaaaaaattaaaaattcaatcttatatataatttataatttatacataatatttgctCTTTATATTTGCATCTTGCAAAGAGATGAAGAATCTTGtatgaattatatacatttctcattaaattttactgcaatatattgataaaaatatgagcagagtaatatacatatattaaatctaattaatatatttctgttctggaatttttaaatttttactagtatcactatgtaataaaatatacgtaacAGAATATCTGTatatagtgtatatatatatatataatattttgcaatatactGTACATAActgtacataaataattttgtttatcgtaaaataaaatatattttaattataaaaaaaacataaaaacaaatatcaataaaatcaaatcttaTACAGATCTTACACAACACGATTTCATATggcaagaatttttttctccttgtaacctattttataaaaagcttATTTAGTTTgtcttttgtattatatttcttgaaaaactactttaaataatatatatattatattcaatcgtACCATTTATCGAAAAGTACCGGGCAAAAAACTGCATATTGGTtcgtgaaatttaaaacatatttaactaGAATAcagtaaaatgtttatatcgcAAAGAATCATCTAAACAACTACTATTCATTAcaccaaattttataaaagataaaaacatgTCGTTGTACTGTTcacattatttcttctttttttttttcttttatatatatatttaatagatttgaTCGAGCAAAATTTTCCGTGTGTCacaaaatttcacaattagcattaagtttatttaaattatcaattattatttttgcttgatcaatgttttattattgtttaaaatctcTATTAACTATaggatttaattttactgtAAATACATATCAACATAGATAAGTCTATttagaatttcgaaataaagctTGTAAAACTAAGAAGCGCgataaaacgagaaaatttaaaaaatcgccTTATATCGCGCGGGCTGTATGATAGAGGGAagtggaggagaggaggagaagggtaggggaggaagaggaagaggagaggggaaaaGGAATTATGATGTGtacttttgtaatatatatatataatcggtGGCAACCATATCACAGGAGACCACAATAAAGCAAGTTAGCTGAAATCTATACAAATTCTTACCAGAATTAGAATATTCGGCAAGAAAATAACCAGTCGTCCAACAGTTTCTCATTAGAAGAAACTTAATATGACTCAACTTTTCTTAtactttctttgttttctAAGATACGATATATTCGTTTGAAATAGAGTAGACAGAGCAGTGCGTGTGCTACCCCACAGCTTGAAGCGTTTGTTGCGTAAGTATAATGGTGAACTTGGAGTGATTGGAATGGGAATAGGATTCGAGGCCACCAAGCTTGACATTGACAATGGTGACTCGCGTATTTCCTTCAATTGTGATTGGTTGGAGACTCCACTGATCTGGATTGATGACTGGGGTTGGATTGCGATTGATCGGGGTATGGCATGAGATTGCCGCTGGAGGGGCCTGTTGATCCTGGGCCCTGTTGCTGTTGACCGCTGTTGAGCGCCAACCGTTGCATTTGACGTATAACCGTGGCTGCGTGATAGGCTTGCTGCAACCatgagagaagaggaagactTTCCTACGGAGCCTGGCGAGCAAACACATACAATCAGCAGCTTGataatcatataatcataCTAACCTTCCACCTTGATTtggcgaaattttttttaagttgttCCGATACAGTAccatggatatttttattgctaGCTGCATTGCCGGATATcctgaaaaatatcaatttcacgaTACTATGttagatatgaaatataattaaataaaatatattcctttttatatttttttatttattagttagctattatatttattaattatttgtattgtattcatttttataatgttaaaatatttatttatatgtaagaattattaaaaattttaatatgagagttataaaaattttatttttaatttaaaatgaactttattattatatattcttactttcttactttattatatattcaatccatatataatttaataattaattttgtaaaagaataaattcatattaatatgtaatgagATTAATATAATCCTTCTACTTACTTAATCAAtacctattttattattaataatacaaattaaatttcctgtaatattttcattacttaaatttaaaaatataactatttgaaatttaaaaatatatttaaaacatgttcaaaatattacaaatactttAATGAGGaagatacaataattttaataaaacaagttATATATGATATCTGAATACAATAATGATCTTACCAAGGATGTGCAAGGGCTTGTTTGCAAGTATAACGTTCTTCAACATTGACGCACATCAATTTGTGAATAAAATCCTTTGCAGAGTCACTGATATCGTCCCAGTACGGtgaatcaaattcaaattcaccTATAACAGTCTGGTTAGCTTCTTGGTATAGaacaaatgattttattatgatttatttgctttttgtataaattactttatttggaaaaaatattattcatttcacactataaaataaatttgtttcttataattgactataaaatttttatgctttcatttttttatttagagatattattttattatcagatattgatatagaattaaatttttaatcttaatttttgaaatttaaacaattaatgaCTTCCACAAGCTGTGGACATACACGAAAGATTATTTACTTACTACACTAGCATGTATATAACAGCATACTAAAACTAGAATAGTaccttaaaaatgaaaattttaagttaattgATAGCTGCATGTGTTTGTCAAGCTTAAAAATAGCACTAGTGAAATCATAGTACAATCCtttcaaattctaaaaaaatttaaactttaaaataggTTTGTTACCTTTTAAAATTTGTGCAAACAGGTTCGCATCGTTTTCATCATAAAATGGCGGATAGccgcataataaaatataagaaatgacTCCTATACTCCATACATCCACAGCTTTTCCATATGGTTTTTGTGCTAAGACTTCTGgagctataaataaaaaaaatatatatttaaattttataaaaaaaattaaatcatgcataaaatatttgatattaaattggtttttctcgaaaataataagttttaaaaaaaaataataaagagaaaaattttaatatttttcatggtgaatgtaataatgtataatgaattttacatatttgtaatttattcaaaagataaaaataaaaaaacaattttttaaatgaaataatataaatttttttatatcatataaaattatataaaatgaatttaaatatattccatattagactcagaagatgaaaaaagaaaagatgaaaaatgaaataaataaatgtttcttactattatatttactaatatattgtattgtttgaaattattaatttattaatagtaaatataatatttgatttttttttattcattctgaTTTTCTCTAACTTTGAAagtcataatatatatgttacacGTCACATCAAGAATTTGTCTTgatgtgaaattttatatatttcatttaaaaaataaaaatttacttttctttcttgaataacattgcaaatataaaaaaattgtatatattatcatattactaAAGATTACTATAAGAATcactaaacttttttttctgtcaaaaacttttttaaaaatttaccatttttaagaaaaacaattgattcaatatatcgcaaatataatgaataatctataatataaaaccataatgaataaatctatatataatattaatatatttataaaacatctttgaaatcaatttaaagattagaataaacataaacatacaaaaaatatcaattaaacaatttatttaatatacttatttattaaattttaaataatttaaatttgcattaaataaagtaaaatagttAAActgctaataatttaataacttgaaACTTAAtaagttttcaatattttttttatactatattttttgttatagaatTCACTCCCCTAGATAtcctaaatattattctatgtatgtagattaataaaattaaatcataccAACATATCCTGGTGTACCACAAGCAGTTGCCATAATACCAGAATCTTCCATTTTTGATAGACCAAAATCACTAATCATAATCTTACTATCTTCATctggattataatataaaagattctcGGGTTTAAGATCCCTATGTACTACACCTTGATCATGCATATAATCAACAGCTTCTAAAACTTGTCTTATTAAACCTGAGGCATCTTTCTCTGTATAGGAACCTTTTTCAACAATTCTATCAAATAATTCTCCACCAGTAACtctaagagaaaaaatattagatatatatttataaatagtaattcataaatatttaagaaaataatattttataaatatttgtatttaatttaactacTTACAATTCCATAACTAAATAAACTTTATGTTTATCTTCAAATGTTTCCAATAACTGAACAATATTAGGATGCGTTAacctgaaaaaatataattataattaaaataaatatgaaattattaatagtgaaaagaaactaaataaatttattcaagaaaattaaaaatataccttCGTAAAActctaatttcattttctaaagaatcttcttttccttttaatgcttttttatcaataatcttTACAGCAAACATTTGTCCAGGTTTTTCCTTACTTTCTGCCAAACGTACTTCAGAAAAAGCacctctatataaataaatatgaacaaataaattaaagtatcACATATTTGTCACatcacataatataaataatgcaagatttatgcaattatttatatttttatttattattgcatattataacaataatatatatataacaacatTATTATCtagttacaattaattataattaactttgcttatattatttaaatcataataaaaaaagaattccaatatgataatagaatttttaatgaatataatatcacaTGTTAGATAttgtgaatttataatattgtgatTAAATCTGATGAATCTGAGATGTAAATTTatgaagattataatttaaataaaataaataaaatttaaataaaattaataaaatatttaaaaattaatagttaatagttaattaatatttgtttctaacaagaaatactttcttttttctaaatattaaaaatatataatatatttattatacaatataataatattaaaaaatatataacacaaattaaattaattaaaaaaaattatcaagttaattaaaaattaaattttctttataaatataccaaATATAACTCGCTATTGCTTTGCTTGTTTTAttgaatatgttttatttttttgttttattgtatatttataatttagattctaatttaaacataaaataaaatatacaaaatttaaaattacatatataagaaatatacatgCATATAGGAATTAAATTGTGccaataaatattagtaattattaaatgccACAAAatgaatctattttttatgaaaaataaatattaaaaaagatccatttattatatggttcaaaatttgtatataaatatctttataatattaaaaaaaaatagttttattaattttttatataaattttaatgataaatgtaatgtttaatgataaaaacgtaatattacataaaatttataattaatcatgttattaattaaaagattatttaaaatttaatttaaatataatataaagaatataaatataaaaatctcatgcaaatgattctattattttttgatatgtaATCCgtattgatatacatatataatatacatacgtTCCAAGTAATTCCTTTAGGATGTATTTGTCCTCAACAGACGGCGATTTATCatcttttccatcttttttaatcttcttgtTCGAATCTTTTTTACCGAAGAGTGGCATCTTcggattatattattatagtataatttccACACACTTAATTTCAAATCcctaaatcttttataataatcttctaaaatttaacAGGTTATGCGTTTGTTAACCAAAAAGATATTCAcacaaaaagatataaagaaaaacttcAATGTCTGTAATTTCTGATCAGTTGGCagtgataataaagaaaaagagatcgtCGTCAAACACTTCGTAAAATCATCGTTTTAAAGCAATGTATGATCATGAACTCTCGACCTTTCTGCATGAAACGATAGCAGATAGCTGTACACTACGATGTTCCACTTTATGCTTATCCGTGGACCGAGTTTGACACGTATTCGCGCACTATTCTGCTACTAAAACGTTCTATTCCGCGTATCAGGCTCAGGGTCGCGGCCTCGCGCCCTCGCGATACAACTTGTACTATGCAGCAGATAGTTCTGATGTGTACGtactaattctttaatttttaatccatttaTCATATGGCGATATTTCCtttgtcatttttaataaatagatgtTAATATTCAAATGGATCATGTTCAACCCTTAACTACACATCTTTCATTCATTGCTTTTCTCTCATAATATTCTCATAAGACTCTCTAATACTCTATACTATCGCGTTTTAACTAGTCATAGTCCTATACTCATTACATTCATCAAAGATAATAGTAGAAATGCAGTATAATGCAACAGTAAgttttagtttaaataaataattttataataaataaataataaatgaatgaataaataataaatataaaattaagtaataagtaaaaattttatataacaactgtttaattttatgaaaattatttacttattctttttattttataattgcatttttttctgaaaaaaattatctttttttgatataatttgaaaaacattaagaaatatatttcaaaattattttttcattttattcattatattttgtattttgtatccataaaaaataataaagatatttttgtgaattaaaaaaaagtaccatgaaatcgtaaaaataaaaaaatatcctttaaTAGTACTATCataaatacgtataaaattttttgttcctagcatatatatatatatatatacatatatacttacatatagtaattttttaaatatacatattaaatccTGATAAATGATCGAAGATGGTAatgtcaatataataataataataataataataataataataaattatcagaatatttattaaaattttatagttatttacttacaaaatattgcgattttaacaaaaataaacaattaataatttaaaaaataaaataattttgataattttatttacatatattacatatttatcagataaataaaacatggTTTATAGCAATAaccacaaaataattttacaaatacttATGAATGAaggttttttaaatgaaaataaagcaaaagaattcgttatcaaattatttagtaagtaaattcttatttaattttaaataagaattcaatttcatatatatttacatttatttaaaataactttcatacatattataaataaaattgtatatttcagATAATGATAaagtatcaataataataaatcaaataaatgagCAATTACAAcctttaaatatgttaattaaaaaagcatGGTGTGAAATTACAGGCCAGATATATTGGATTTTAATAAGCACTGTATTTGATGAAATAACCaggtatatttgaaattaaaataacatcaatatatttgtttttatatattttattaatattaatattaattgtaattatttaatttgttaaaaacatttttttttattttatctagaatttataatgaacaaatttataaataaataaattgatatttttattttatttttctaattattaaataataatatttataaaaatatttcttataatttattaaaatttttttagatttcaatctgaattttcaaaagatcAATTAGCTTTATTAAGAactatattttctgaaattataaCATCAAATAATGGATGTATACAAAGTacaatatgtttaaatttatgttcttTGCcagatgtaaaaatatcaaaagcaAAAGCCGAAGAATTTCTTGATGATATAGTTAATAGAAAATGGTTGGCTTATAAGGTAACAaacatcaatatattattattctatttttattatttaatattaatatataattctataattaattagcgttttattgatattatgattttatgatatttataggatggttattattatatgggTGTAAGAAGTATAACAGAATTAATGCCATATTTTAAAGCtacttatgaaaataatttaaatatttgtaatcttTGCAAAcagattatttttcatgtatgTTATTGATTatgtcattaaatatattatgtcattaaataaattatgtaagatttcctactaatatttatttttattaattagggtaaaaaatgtaataattgtgaaactttttttcacttatattgtttaaagaaatttattatgatttataattccaTAAAGTGTTCTAATTGCAACACAATGATTTCAGATATTGATTTATCTggtaatgttatttttttatgaataaaattaatgaattctttactttttataaataaaattaatatttataggtaTATCAGATGACTGTGATCTAGCAGAAGAAAGtatggataaaataaaattatctcaagaaaataaaaaattctcaagaaaaaattaaatataattaaactgtaaaatattttttataaatatattttattatcgtaaataattctattataatattttaatcatctaTCATCTCTTTTATGCCAGAAGcacaaatgtaaattttctatttgatgtttttttatagttaacttcaatttataatgataaaatagtttataaaattgcattttgaaataaatattacacctCAAAAATGTTactcttaataattattttcatatttaaaatatgaatcctTATAAGTCAAATTGCATTCTTTGGTATAAAGAgaatgatatatgataatgtctatatgtatattgttacaaacatatattatatttaaacatattattatataaattttatagatatctcAAGTGTTTtgacttttttcaaatttttctctcaaatATTTAAGACCAGCTGCTATACTTGCTTcatctatatttctatttggTATCATCTGAttctgtaatatattattggattCTTGTTGTCTAAGCTGAATTTGTtgggtaaaattattttgatttattgttttattatcctCAATATtagaatcatttataattaaattaggaGGAAGTGGTATATTATAAGTAtctatatttactttattattagtttttatattactctgaatattcatttcatatggttgaaatttctcattattattaattcttaatgctacattaatattttcagagTTTAAATAACCAgcacttttgaaattttcatatactGGTCCAAATTCATTAACCCtaatttttctacatttgTGAATCCATTCTTCCTGAGACATTTCATACCAATGAGTTCTTTTTCCTAAAAATTctcctaaaatttttattttattttctttttctatttctttatttatttctatattttgattttcattactttctttttctttaatttcaatcaaatttttttctgcaatatgtatattatctgatgtattttgattatattcactatttttttttctgaattctTCTTCTACTGTATCTATTGGTAATCCTGCTCTAATACGCTGTCTAATTTTAGCTgcttttaatctattatattccattttttctttcaattcttttaattcttttatttctttctgtttTCTTTCCGTTTCCTTccttaaattgaataaattttcctgtTGCttgattctttcttcttcatcttgtGAAAATGCATAATAACCAACACCATGGGTTCTGGcttcatcaaataaaatatcttgataatgtatatttactttatcagttaatttttttgtttgttcttCCCATTTTCTTctcataatttctatttcaggttctttttcttcttgagtataattttgttcaataatattatttgtttttggatcaattccttttttatttattatttgttgttttattaattgatcttTTTCTTGCATTAAACATAAATCTTCACGTAAACATTTTCTTGTGCGACCAAAACAATCTTCATATTCTACCCAGTCATcttcattttctaatattgcatcattttcttcatctttttgtaataattct is a window encoding:
- the LOC108002457 gene encoding calcium/calmodulin-dependent protein kinase type 1 isoform X2; protein product: MPLFGKKDSNKKIKKDGKDDKSPSVEDKYILKELLGTGAFSEVRLAESKEKPGQMFAVKIIDKKALKGKEDSLENEIRVLRRLTHPNIVQLLETFEDKHKVYLVMELVTGGELFDRIVEKGSYTEKDASGLIRQVLEAVDYMHDQGVVHRDLKPENLLYYNPDEDSKIMISDFGLSKMEDSGIMATACGTPGYVAPEVLAQKPYGKAVDVWSIGVISYILLCGYPPFYDENDANLFAQILKGEFEFDSPYWDDISDSAKDFIHKLMCVNVEERYTCKQALAHPWISGNAASNKNIHGTVSEQLKKNFAKSRWKQAYHAATVIRQMQRLALNSGQQQQGPGSTGPSSGNLMPYPDQSQSNPSHQSRSVESPTNHN
- the LOC108002458 gene encoding non-structural maintenance of chromosomes element 1 homolog isoform X2; translated protein: MQHNNHKIILQILMNEGFLNENKAKEFVIKLFNNDKVSIIINQINEQLQPLNMLIKKAWCEITGQIYWILISTVFDEITRFQSEFSKDQLALLRTIFSEIITSNNGCIQSTICLNLCSLPDVKISKAKAEEFLDDIVNRKWLAYKDGYYYMGVRSITELMPYFKATYENNLNICNLCKQIIFHGKKCNNCETFFHLYCLKKFIMIYNSIKCSNCNTMISDIDLSGISDDCDLAEESMDKIKLSQENKKFSRKN
- the LOC108002457 gene encoding calcium/calmodulin-dependent protein kinase type 1 isoform X1, whose translation is MPLFGKKDSNKKIKKDGKDDKSPSVEDKYILKELLGTGAFSEVRLAESKEKPGQMFAVKIIDKKALKGKEDSLENEIRVLRRLTHPNIVQLLETFEDKHKVYLVMELVTGGELFDRIVEKGSYTEKDASGLIRQVLEAVDYMHDQGVVHRDLKPENLLYYNPDEDSKIMISDFGLSKMEDSGIMATACGTPGYVAPEVLAQKPYGKAVDVWSIGVISYILLCGYPPFYDENDANLFAQILKGEFEFDSPYWDDISDSAKDFIHKLMCVNVEERYTCKQALAHPWISGNAASNKNIHGSVGKSSSSLMVAASLSRSHGYTSNATVGAQQRSTATGPRINRPLQRQSHAIPRSIAIQPQSSIQISGVSNQSQLKEIRESPLSMSSLVASNPIPIPITPSSPLYLRNKRFKLWGSTRTALSTLFQTNISYLRKQRKYKKS
- the LOC108002458 gene encoding non-structural maintenance of chromosomes element 1 homolog isoform X3; amino-acid sequence: MNEGFLNENKAKEFVIKLFNNDKVSIIINQINEQLQPLNMLIKKAWCEITGQIYWILISTVFDEITRFQSEFSKDQLALLRTIFSEIITSNNGCIQSTICLNLCSLPDVKISKAKAEEFLDDIVNRKWLAYKDGYYYMGVRSITELMPYFKATYENNLNICNLCKQIIFHGKKCNNCETFFHLYCLKKFIMIYNSIKCSNCNTMISDIDLSGISDDCDLAEESMDKIKLSQENKKFSRKN
- the LOC108002454 gene encoding coiled-coil domain-containing protein 174 is translated as MCVCCVYIIIIYFDIKIYISNTVNIYSMMNNTKKINVNFSSLVGLKAELLKKQHEVNEAKLKSETIYSIPKLQKKKSSKTEEEHKNENLKKLEYIEDIDTHKKSKLMLTAKARLYDQLKKSKTTNENFLVDFTNKSDESEEELLQKDEENDAILENEDDWVEYEDCFGRTRKCLREDLCLMQEKDQLIKQQIINKKGIDPKTNNIIEQNYTQEEKEPEIEIMRRKWEEQTKKLTDKVNIHYQDILFDEARTHGVGYYAFSQDEEERIKQQENLFNLRKETERKQKEIKELKELKEKMEYNRLKAAKIRQRIRAGLPIDTVEEEFRKKNSEYNQNTSDNIHIAEKNLIEIKEKESNENQNIEINKEIEKENKIKILGEFLGKRTHWYEMSQEEWIHKCRKIRVNEFGPVYENFKSAGYLNSENINVALRINNNEKFQPYEMNIQSNIKTNNKVNIDTYNIPLPPNLIINDSNIEDNKTINQNNFTQQIQLRQQESNNILQNQMIPNRNIDEASIAAGLKYLREKFEKSQNT
- the LOC108002458 gene encoding non-structural maintenance of chromosomes element 1 homolog isoform X1 translates to MVYSNNHKIILQILMNEGFLNENKAKEFVIKLFNNDKVSIIINQINEQLQPLNMLIKKAWCEITGQIYWILISTVFDEITRFQSEFSKDQLALLRTIFSEIITSNNGCIQSTICLNLCSLPDVKISKAKAEEFLDDIVNRKWLAYKDGYYYMGVRSITELMPYFKATYENNLNICNLCKQIIFHGKKCNNCETFFHLYCLKKFIMIYNSIKCSNCNTMISDIDLSGISDDCDLAEESMDKIKLSQENKKFSRKN
- the LOC108002458 gene encoding non-structural maintenance of chromosomes element 1 homolog isoform X4, translated to MQQIVLMYNDKVSIIINQINEQLQPLNMLIKKAWCEITGQIYWILISTVFDEITRFQSEFSKDQLALLRTIFSEIITSNNGCIQSTICLNLCSLPDVKISKAKAEEFLDDIVNRKWLAYKDGYYYMGVRSITELMPYFKATYENNLNICNLCKQIIFHGKKCNNCETFFHLYCLKKFIMIYNSIKCSNCNTMISDIDLSGISDDCDLAEESMDKIKLSQENKKFSRKN